The sequence ACGTGAGAAAGCTTGCACTTCAGTTTCCTCAGGGATGTTGTTATCTCGCACCTTTCTCGCTGGGGTGCTTCTTCCAGAGCTACCGGATGAATCTTGGTAATGACGTGCTGATGAAGTCTTCTTGTCTTCACGGTTCGGCACTTTCTTTCTTGAGAATTTCTTCCAGAACAAACGAACTTTTGAGGAAGGAGCATCTATTTTAACCCCCTTGTTGTCCAATGACTCAACATCAAATCCAGATGATGGTTGTTTCGTAAAAGAAGGATATGCAACATTAAGGGAAGCTATGTAGTTCTGGAAATCATGTTTCAACTGGGTAGGCCAGGTAGATCTTTCTTGATCATTGCAAGCAGCAAGACGGAGAGCTTTACACCATGACTCCTTCTCCCAAGAAGTCTCGAGAAAGATGTAAAACACACGGTTTCCTTTGTACAAGTCTGAAGTTTTGCTTTCTACTTTGATAGGATATCTTTTCGCCCTAAGAAaacaaatgttcaaaaaatcgtTAGGCGGTAAATAGACGCTTTAAATAGATTATTGATTATGCGGGTAAATAAACCGATTTTCttagatcaattttttttttttaaaacaagaaaaattgttCGTTTAGGTCCAATTTTGGTGATTAGGCAGATGTTAAGCGCCGCCTGGaccaatttttagaacactggttACTTGAATGAATTAGCAATGTTTAAGAGATTGAGTACCATTTCCTTGTTGGGAGTTCAGACCCTGAAACAGCCTCAACGGAGCAACCTTTCAAAGAAACAATCTTCTGAGTGCCATCTCCATTTGAGAAGATGAGCTTGTGGTCTTTTATATGAGCAGACTTTCTAACTGGATGCACCTCCAAGaggtctttcttcttcttcttattctgcTCTTTTGGTAACTTCTCATTCATCCAATCCTTTAAACTATCATCAGACTCCAAAACCCAAATCACTCCCTGAGACAAATGAAATCAAACAACTCTCCATCTCAGAAATGGAGAAACTGATCACAATGTCTCCACCAAAGCAAACACacattaaacaataaaaatcaaaactttacgAGAAAGCTCAACACTTTGGGAAACTCATGAGGCTGTTGTACCTGTTTGTTGAGACTGAAATCAATGGAGTTGGGAGGATCAGAGCACGTCTTATTCGATTCATGGAGGTTTCTCTTCCGATTCAATCGCTTGAGGAGATACAGAAAGGCAGCAACTTCCGCAGCTACGATGGTGAGGATCCCCAGCAAAAATCCAGTGATGAAGGCGAATCCAGCAAACGAAACCATCCCCAGTTTATTGATTTCAACTCTAGTGAAGAGGAAAAGCGGAGAAGATTGCTTGCGAaggaatcaagaagaaaagaagaagacgcGTAACGGTGTAGTTCATGTCACTTTTGGAGATGAAGAGGAAacagagggagagagagaagaacccattggatttttattttttttggtcaataaccaataagatattttaataagattatttttttggtcaataaCCAATaggatatttttaaaataatattttgcaaataaaatgaattattgCTTCAATAATAACACCACTATCTTAAATGACAAGATATTATTCAAAAAGTCATgaaatttttggaaaaaaaaagaattggacaaaatcataataaaattaaatatatagttgTGAAATAggaacttttttttgaaaaagaatgaAATATAATTGTGAAATAGGAATTTTGTTTACTAATCTCAATTTATTTGCAACTTCtgtgtgttttgaaattttagttcCCTTTATACAAAATTAGGATTGGTtatcaaatttaatatattttaattggtttttagtttagattttgttAGTATGTgtacatgaaaatctatataCATTAATTTCAAACACCCTAAATATAAAAACTCCACAAATATAATGCCAAGTTATTGGATTAGATCTTTTAGTTCAAATCTAAAGTTGTACATAGAAAAATGCAAATTCATTTCAATTTATTTCACAAAATTTCTTCAAGAGAGAATACAAAGACTTTTCACCGGTTCAAACAATAAAACATCACTGATTATTTATGGTCACTATTGCATAACCAAGCAGCTTCTCTGTTATTAATGTCGTTGAACAAAAATTTTGATTGTTTCAACTTTTAACTTGACCTAATCCTTTTGAAGTTCCTATCGCACCTAAGTCTTCATTCGTTAAAGAATGAGTCAGAAGATATCGACTCTTCAGTCACGTCTTCCGTAAGTTACTGAAAGAACAAAGCAAAAGTAACCATATAATGTGAAAAAACATCTGCATCCAACATTCaactttaaataaataaaaaatctagagaacaaacaaaaagtaCACATAAAATCTACCAAAAAGTGTGTTGTCTTCTTCCTATCTTACCGACATACAAGAAAGACAATGATTTGTGTTATATATTTAGTAACAGCGGGTTGGGCAGTGCGGGACGAGCGGATTGGTTAGTGCGGTGCGGTTTAAGTGCGGTTAGTGTCAGAAAAACGCATATTGCGGGACAAGTGCGGTTCGTCTAAAAGAAGCGGTTTAAAAATTATGTGAATGGtgaccaaaataataaaaagtgcGGGACAAATGCTTGAATGGTGTTTATAAACTCAATAGtgctaaaaatataaactaatattcaacttgatattataaatatattttatatatttttaaagtacaAATAAATTACAATCAGAAAATAAGtctattttattgattttccCATAACATATGACACAATATTATCTATTATTGTGTCATTGTCATTCATCTGTTACCTCATCGGTATGAAAATCAGTCTTCTCTTGTGTGTTGAATCATCATGTCTCTGCTATTATTTCAGCAAAATATGTATCTGAAAAATTATGTTGGTATTTCGGTATGGTTTAAGTGCAATTTATGCGAGAGAAATGCATACTACAGGACAACTGCAGTTCATCTAAAACACGATCAAAACAGTAtgtgataataacatatatagTAACTATTGCGtgatacatataatattatttatattttataaaaattaaaattaaaattttaatgataaaaaaattatttaaataaatattttgtttatcataaagttatatatcttaatccctacaaattttatttacgttttttgtttaatatataaagacTGCCAAAGTTGTGTATATTATCTTtaaccaaaattaaataaattatatatttataattttttaaaaaatatattttttaacacaaataaaataattatttttatttattattacaattttataactgaaaattttatttaaagactttcaaaattgtatatatgatgctttaaaaatatttattataaagttGTGGCGGTTGTTATTTAGCAACTTTTTGGGATCTTGTTATTTTGcatcttctagcataaaataaaGGATACCTATACATTTAATTACTTTATGTAAAATCTgcatatgtaatttttttatttgataaaatatgtattttttataaatgcacatatatatttatttattaccaacaaactataaatacaaaattatatttacatttagttaaatataaatatatttattattttgtatacttattattttaaatcattcaaATTTATACTAACTAGATAAATATTAGTAGATTTAATttggataattaaataaaactacaTAAGAATCAAATTTCCATGTTCTCTAAAAggtgaaataacaaaaatatcaatTGAGTGGTTGCACTTGTTTTCTTTGCATTATTCATTAATCTCTAGCaataaataatagtttttgaTATATTAGTTTGCTACAGTGTATCAAACCACACCTTATTGGTAAGTTCTCATTTCTATGTGCGTTCAAGAACAAAACTTTTCCCGCTACAGTGTATCAGGCCACCACTTgctatttattataatttttaaagaaataactAATAGCTAAAACAATTAACTGAGTGGTGACATGATTTAATCCCGCTGGTGTGTTTTGCCTGGTCCGCAGTTGTCACTCAAGGCCTTAGACAGAAAGTACAAAACAGAGTCCTCTATTCACATATcaattaaggaaaaaaaaaacagaaataaaataaagagaagAGTAAAGAACTTCATTTACATTGTCTTACTCAAGTCCGaaatcattatttttgttttcttatcgCCTCAACACctaaaaagaaaggaaaaaaaaattgttttcttcttaGTAACTACCATGGCTTGCAACAGAAGTAACAACTCAGCAATGGCGGTTGCTACTTAAAACAACACAACAAGCcagacaacaaaaacaaaagagggAGCTTAAAACAACAAAGAACAGTTCAAGGTTCTTAAAAGCTGGAGTTCATGAAGAAGTTAAAGTCATGGTGATCAACATTCAGCTGTTTCAGCCATGAATCAGCAGCACTTTGAAGATAAACCAACCGGTCCTGATCAAACCCTGTCTTTCCCCAGAGATCTCCTTGCATTTTGTAAGTAGCTAAACCAAATGGAGGCAATGGGATTCTCTTGTTCATGACAGATTCTTCACAACACTCTATCTCTTCTTGATCTCGCACCACCACATTATCTGCAGCTTATGAAACCGTTAAAGAACCAGAAATGATGCTTGTTGTTTACGTCACTAAGAAGTGATCAAACGTACcttgaaaagaagaagataaagtaTGGTAAGTTAGGAAGCCTGTCTTTAAATCTTTCTCGTTCTTGCAGGTTGGGATGTTATATATCGGATACCTAATACACCAAACCATCATGCTTATCAGTCCCATAGTTCAAGGGTTTGTATTAACTGATGATTGATTGCTTACCATGCAACAGCCATCCAACTTGAAGGAGACATATCTACACTCCTTAAGGTCAACAATCCAGGATACTTCTCAGCTAATTCGTTTATCTGAAGAAGAATCAATGTACTTCCTTAAGAGGAGAGTGTGGTTACCAAGAGAATTAACAATGGAGAGAAGGGAACCTTGTCGGTTAAGGGAACCCGCTTGTAAGGAGAATCTCTTTCAATGTACTTAAAGTCAATGTAACCAAGTCTATCTTGCAGTAGTGGTGTGCCATCCGGATCATAAACAGAATCATCGGAGACATCATCCCATGTTCTACTCGAATCATTGCTCACTGAGCTTGACAATAACTTCTCGCTCTCACTATCGCTCCAACACTCACTACTCTCAGATTCAACCACCTCATTTTGGTTCCTGCAACACCAAATAAAAGCAGTCATTACATAAACCAAGAAACCAAACACATCAACCATCTAAAGACCTGTCCTAAACACTTTCATTGTCAAAACAACAAAGACAACTGATTGTTAATGAAATCAAGCCTCATCACTTAACCTGGACATCATAGCTGGTTTGGTAGTTTGGATTTGGATAGCTGATAGATATGGGACATAATACTGTATAACCGTTTCACCATTGTTTAAATCAACCTGTGATCCAAAGCCATAAGCACTTAGCTCATCATAACAGTCCCAAAGATCACCAAGCCTGAAATACTCAGTCTCTTCTTTCCCCTGTTGCTGCCACAAAATAGTAAAGATCACTCACACAGCTTTGCAAGTAGAACATGAATTGCTCGTTTAGCTGATAATGCAATGTGATCAAGCTATTCATATCGTTTCAAGCAACTCTCTAGCAACATGATCTTTACTTTTTAACACCAACATGGTCTTAGTATTTCATTAGTTAATGTATATAATTAACGATTAACATGTATCGAGCAATAAAGCTCTTCTTAGTCCATAATCACAAACATAAACCATGATTACTGAATACGACAGATTCAGATTCAAAGGATCATCAAGAAGATTCACACCAAATCTCAGCACTTTAGCTATTGGATTAATGTTTATTTCAGTAAAACAAATTCTTTCTCATGTTTCCACGTGGTTATACATAATCCAAGAATGATGCGACCATTAAAAAGAACATCTTTTTCATAGTTATTTTTCCGTGATGGACTATGTATGGACCATGCAATTATTGTCCTTATAGCCAAAATTCCAACTGAAAAAATTCAcacaaaatcattaaaatattacaaatctaGGTTGTTGTCTGATACATCAacattagtttaaaattaagaCCTTTTGGAAATCTGTTGATTATAGACGAGTTTTGAAGAGGAGAAAGCCAGTTCAAATGGttattataatgatataattgtgaattaagagagagagagagagagagagagagagagagagagagagagagagagagagagagagagagagagagagagagagagagagagagagagagagagagagagagagagagagagagagagagagattttttctaagaaaaaaaaaaagcgagAAAGAAGATTaccagaggaagagagaaagaaggagGTTTAGGAGTGAATCCTAAGAGAAACCTCTCCAGATTAGAACGACCTTTTCGTGAAGAACACCACCACCACATTATCGCTCTTCTTCTTGTCTCAATCTATTTCTGATGTCAGATCTTCATCCCTAATCCAGTCCACACAAAAGTTcggaaatttaatatttatggtTCTGGTCTTctctcattaatacaaatatggTAGCTTTATATTTCTCAAAATTACTGTCTTTCCTTTTAATACCTTCAATATATCCCAATTTCAAGATtcttctcttttaaaaaaaaatcaaaaaacaccAATGAACGAAACTGATTATGGGTTTATCGAAATATCGAAATATTCAATATCAGAGGCTCTacaaaaaatgagaaaactCGAATTTTGTTCTAACTAGGTGAAAACAAGTCTCAAGAGAAACTGAAGTAAAAAGATGAATAAAGCTTTCTgagctaaaaaaaaaaggacgaaACGCTTTCTGAGTTCTTTATTATAAAAAAGCTTTCTGAGTATGATTAAtggaagcagaagaagaaacgaaGAGGACGAAAcgcttcttctctttctctctctgtttcactCACTCTCTGATaccttttatttattaaataatattatactcctttttttattttcttttttgttcaaGATTATATTATACTCCTTTTTAAAACCAAATATGAAACCGAAGACTTTtctgattatatatatttcttttggtttctaataaataaataatttaattaaaacaaattgtaatctagctataattaaaaaagaggATTGCGTACATAAATGTTTTTAAGGGTTCGCCATAAAAGGAGGATTGCATACATAAAcgtatatatttatagataaaataagtttttatatatgtagaCATGATTACGCCATTTCAACATCAAAATCCAAGTCGCATTGCAAAATGAAAAGGTAAATTGTTTTTTGGATTACATTTGTTTGATCGAATATGCTGATGATCTTCTGATTCCATATGTTTCTTTTAACTAAAACAACTTGTAATCTAgctataattaattaaaaagaggATTGCGATATTAATTATACATAAATTTCTTTGTATGTTTATagacaaaagtttttttttataaaagtatgCATGATTACGTCATTACTAGGTGGTTGTCCGCAATTTTACGGGtggttatattatataaaaatatatattatctttacgCTGTTATAATTTTCgaataataattagaaattataatttttaatttcaaatatttggataataaaaaatttcaatacatattttagaagatatgtgagatttaaaatagttcaaaaacataaatttttagtCATTAAAAATCTTCTCTCTTACAGAaaagaatattataattaattcaaataattggttgtagaattattttatattttagtttaacacATGAAAAACCGAAAATACTCTAGCtctcaagagaaaaaaaaaagagtttgtttTTTATGTAACTCCAATATGACCAATACGATGATCGGATGTATTTATCATGAAAAATCTTTTGTAAAGAGTTTTGTGTGggatttaaaaacataaaagttataataatttcttacgtacaaatataattattttatataataatatataaccattaaatttatttctataaaaaaacatgtattagGAAAATAGtagtttaagcaatttttctcataatttatTCCAAATTACATTTTctcactcatttttttttttaatttagtgtttaacataaaactcaaatgGGTTAAGTAAACAAATTCTTTCTTAAATTAACTTTCATCATCACACTATTTTATCAAACACTAACTCATTCAaccaaatgtttttaattaaaactaatcatagtttacatatcttttaaaattattgttttaatttattttaaattaaattaaaacatacctataataaattaaatctgattatttaataagaaaaataatatttcaatt is a genomic window of Brassica napus cultivar Da-Ae chromosome A2, Da-Ae, whole genome shotgun sequence containing:
- the LOC106413176 gene encoding uncharacterized protein LOC106413176 isoform X1 encodes the protein MWWWCSSRKGRSNLERFLLGFTPKPPSFSLPLQQGKEETEYFRLGDLWDCYDELSAYGFGSQVDLNNGETVIQYYVPYLSAIQIQTTKPAMMSRNQNEVVESESSECWSDSESEKLLSSSVSNDSSRTWDDVSDDSVYDPDGTPLLQDRLGYIDFKYIERDSPYKRVPLTDKINELAEKYPGLLTLRSVDMSPSSWMAVAWYPIYNIPTCKNEKDLKTGFLTYHTLSSSFQDNVVVRDQEEIECCEESVMNKRIPLPPFGLATYKMQGDLWGKTGFDQDRLVYLQSAADSWLKQLNVDHHDFNFFMNSSF
- the LOC106413176 gene encoding uncharacterized protein LOC106413176 isoform X2; translated protein: MWWWCSSRKGRSNLERFLLGFTPKPPSFSLPLGKEETEYFRLGDLWDCYDELSAYGFGSQVDLNNGETVIQYYVPYLSAIQIQTTKPAMMSRNQNEVVESESSECWSDSESEKLLSSSVSNDSSRTWDDVSDDSVYDPDGTPLLQDRLGYIDFKYIERDSPYKRVPLTDKINELAEKYPGLLTLRSVDMSPSSWMAVAWYPIYNIPTCKNEKDLKTGFLTYHTLSSSFQDNVVVRDQEEIECCEESVMNKRIPLPPFGLATYKMQGDLWGKTGFDQDRLVYLQSAADSWLKQLNVDHHDFNFFMNSSF